The DNA sequence CTGGCCGCGAACCTCGGTCGCCGCCGTCCTGCTCTGTGTCGCCGCGGCGGCCGTCTCCGCCGGGTTGCACGGGGCCGACCTACGGCGTGGGCCGGTGCCCGAGCTGGCGCGGGAGTACGCCACCGTGACCGCCGAGGTCGAGGTCACCTCCGATCCCCGGCTCACCCGACCCCGGGTCAGAGGGGATCACATGGCGCCGACCTCCGTGCTGATCAACGCGGACGTACGACGCGTCGAGGACGCGGACGGCACGGCGGTGGTGACGCGGGCGCCGGTGCTGATGATCGTCGACGCGGGGTGGGGATCGTCCGGTGAGGACGAAGGGGCGTCGCAGTCCTCCGGTGCCGGGCGTTCTCCCTGGCTGAACCTGCTCCCCTCCACCCGGCTGCGGGTGACCGCACGGCTCGCGCCCGCCCTCGCGGACGGGGACCGGGTCGCGGCCGTGCTGCGGGTGCGGGACCCGGCGGTGCCGCAGGTCGTGGGGGAGCCGTCGGGGGCGCAGCGGCTGGCGGGGCGGTTGCGGGCCGGGCTGCGGGAGGCGACCGACAGCTTGCCGGCGGATGCGCGGGCGCTGCTGCCGGGGCTGGTCGTGGGGGACACCTCCCGCATCACCCCGGAGCTGGACGAGGCGTTCAAGGAGACCGACCTCGCGCACACGCTCGCCGTCTCCGGCAGCAACCTCACGATCATCCTCGCTCTGCTCATCGGCCCGCCGGGCCTCGCACAGCTCGCCGAGCGCCGTGGCCTCGCGCCCCGCCTGGGCATCTCCCTGCGGACGACCGCGCTGCTCGGTGGGGCGCTCACCCTCGCGTTCGTCGTCGTGTGCCGGCCGGACCCCAGCGTGCTGCGGGCCGCGGCGTGCGGGGCCGTCGCGCTGCTCGCCCTGGCGACCGGACGCCGTAGGACTCTGATCCCGGCGCTGGCGACGGCCGTATTGCTGCTGGTGCTGTACGACCCGTGGCTGGCCCGCAGTTACGGCTTCCTGCTCTCCGTCCTGGCGACGGGTGCCCTGCTCACCCTCGCGCCCCGCTGGAGCGCGGCGTTGCGGCGGCGCGGGGTGCCGCCGAGGCCGGCCGAGGCGCTGGCGGCCGCGGCTGCCGCGCAGGCGCTGTGCGCGCCGGTCGTGGCGGTGCTGTCGGCTCGGGTGAGCCTGGTGGCGGTGCCGTGCAATCTGCTCGCGGAGTTCGCGATCGCACCGGCGACGGTGCTGGGCTTCGCGGCACTGGCGACGGCGCCGTTGGCGATGCCGGTGGCCAAGGCCCTGGCCTGGTGCGCGGGTTGGCCGACCGGCTGGATCGCGGACGTCGCCCGGACGGGCGCCGCGCTGCCCGGCGCGGGCGTGGACTGGCCCGGCAGCTGGACCGGGGCGGCGCTGCTGGCCCTCGCCACGGTGGTCGCCCTGCTCGCCGGACGGCGGCTGCTGCGGCACCCCTGGTGGTGTGGTGTCTGCGGGGCGCTGCTCCTGCTGGCGGTGGTGCAGCCGCCGCCGCTGACCAGGGTGGTCACGGGATGGCCGCCGCCCGGATGGCGGTTCGCGATGTGCGATGTGGGGCAGGGCGACGCCACAGTGCTCGCGGCGGGCGAGGGGACGGGGGTGGTCGTGGACGCCGGCCCCGATCCGACGCTGGTCGACCGGTGCCTGCGCACGCTGGGGATCACCAGGATTCCGCTCGTCGTGCTCACCCACTTCCACGCCGACCATGTGGCGGGCCTGCCGGGCGTCCTGCGGGGGCGCGCGGTGGGCGCGATCGAGACGACGGGACACGAAGAACCGGTGGACCAGGCGGAGTTCGTGCACAGAGAGGCGGCCGCACGGCGCATTCCCGTGACGCGGGCCGCCGCCGGGGAGGAGCGGCGTACCGGAGACCTGAGCTGGCAGGTGGTGTGGCCGCCGCCCTCCCACCCGTCACTGCCGGCCATGGTCCCGGAGGGTCCGAACGACGCCAGCGTCACTCTGCTCGTCCGGGCGGCCGGGCTGCGGCTCCTGCTGCTCGGGGATCTCGAACCCCCGGCCCAACGGGCGCTGTTGAGATCGACGGCTGGGGCGCTGCTGGGCGGCGTGGACGTGCTCAAGGTGGCCCACCACGGCTCGGCGTACCAGGACCCGGAGCTCATACGCCGGGCCGCGCCCCGGCTGGCGTTGATCAGCTCCGGTGAGGACAACCCGTACGGCCACCCCGCGCCCAGCACCCTCGCGGCGCTGCGAACACAGGGGGCCGTGGTGCTGCGGACGGACGAGGACGGGGCGCTGGCGGTTGCGGGTACGGGCGCGGAGCTGCGGGTGGCGGGAGACTGGGGGCATGGATTCCGTTGAGGTTGATGCCTATCTCCGCCGCCTGGGGGTCGAGCACACCGCCTGGCCCACCGTGGACCTGCTGCGCGAGCTGCATCTGCGCCATCTGCAGACCGTGCCCTTCGAGAACCTCTCGATCCACCTCGGCGAGGAGATCGTCCTGGAGGAGAAGCGACTGCTGGACAAGGTGGTGGGAGCGCGACGGGGTGGGTTCTGCTACGAACTGAACGGGGCCTTCGGGGCGTTGCTCGGCGCGCTCGGTTTCGATGTGACGCTGCTCGCGGGGCGGGTCCATGTGAAGGAGGAGGAGGTCGGGATTCCTTACGACCACATGGCGCTGCAGGTGCGGACCGTGGACGGGGGCACATGGCTGGCGGACGTCGGCTTCGGGGCGCACAGCCACTAT is a window from the Streptomyces sp. NBC_00299 genome containing:
- a CDS encoding ComEC/Rec2 family competence protein; this translates as MTHDVRTPDLAPSRAAVHAASGSRLGASHPRQEGPTDLRLVPPALAAWATAALMLGAPEWWAVAAAVVCLLAAGVLLVVGRGGGVEGRITGGGGMEGRNTGGRGVEGGLTGGRVAESGLADGGRGDGRAARPGRLTAPRRRTGSVPDSPPRQPTRPRRPGTAPRRIGLPHRPSTAPRRITWPRTSVAAVLLCVAAAAVSAGLHGADLRRGPVPELAREYATVTAEVEVTSDPRLTRPRVRGDHMAPTSVLINADVRRVEDADGTAVVTRAPVLMIVDAGWGSSGEDEGASQSSGAGRSPWLNLLPSTRLRVTARLAPALADGDRVAAVLRVRDPAVPQVVGEPSGAQRLAGRLRAGLREATDSLPADARALLPGLVVGDTSRITPELDEAFKETDLAHTLAVSGSNLTIILALLIGPPGLAQLAERRGLAPRLGISLRTTALLGGALTLAFVVVCRPDPSVLRAAACGAVALLALATGRRRTLIPALATAVLLLVLYDPWLARSYGFLLSVLATGALLTLAPRWSAALRRRGVPPRPAEALAAAAAAQALCAPVVAVLSARVSLVAVPCNLLAEFAIAPATVLGFAALATAPLAMPVAKALAWCAGWPTGWIADVARTGAALPGAGVDWPGSWTGAALLALATVVALLAGRRLLRHPWWCGVCGALLLLAVVQPPPLTRVVTGWPPPGWRFAMCDVGQGDATVLAAGEGTGVVVDAGPDPTLVDRCLRTLGITRIPLVVLTHFHADHVAGLPGVLRGRAVGAIETTGHEEPVDQAEFVHREAAARRIPVTRAAAGEERRTGDLSWQVVWPPPSHPSLPAMVPEGPNDASVTLLVRAAGLRLLLLGDLEPPAQRALLRSTAGALLGGVDVLKVAHHGSAYQDPELIRRAAPRLALISSGEDNPYGHPAPSTLAALRTQGAVVLRTDEDGALAVAGTGAELRVAGDWGHGFR